The Thermothielavioides terrestris NRRL 8126 chromosome 2, complete sequence genome includes a region encoding these proteins:
- a CDS encoding sterol-4-alpha-carboxylate 3-dehydrogenase (orthologue of Saccharomyces cerevisiae ERG26; orthologue of S. cerevisiae ERG26): MVSEKKPELGSVMVIGGCGFLGHHVVRLLLRDYTCAVSVVDLRCTRNRRPDSDGVVYYEADITDVDKLESVFAKAKPDVVIHTASPAPQANDSVSHALFKKVNVDGTAAVIKACQHTGVKALVYTSSASVISDNKSDLINADERWPMVRGKDQTEYYSETKAAAEELVLAANRAPESPTFLTCAIRPSGIMGEGDTMQLYHMINVYRQGRTNVQIGDNDNLFDFTYVENVAHAHLLAARALLITAASKTVPLDHERVDGEAFFITNDSPVYFWDYARAIWAAAGCPHGTEHVRVLPRSVGLLLGALSEAFCWAIGKPPTFTRQRIIYACMTRYYDISKAKKRLGYKPLVSLDEGIRRAVKWALEQEQNKQ; the protein is encoded by the coding sequence ATGGTATCAGAAAAGAAGCCGGAGCTCGGCTCCGTCATGGTCAttggcggctgcggcttcCTGGGCCACCACGTTGTGCgcttgctgctgcgcgacTACACCTGCGCCGTGTCTGTCGTCGACCTGCGCTGCACGCGCAACCGCAGGCCCGACTCGGATGGTGTGGTCTACTACGAAGCCGACATCACCGACGTCGACAAGCTCGAGTCCGTATTCGCGAAAGCCAAGCCCGACGTCGTCATCCAcaccgcctcgcccgcgccgcagGCCAACGACAGTGTCTCGCACGCCCTGTTCAAGAAGGTCAACGTCGACGGGACGGCCGCAGTGATCAAGGCGTGTCAGCATACGGGCGTCAAGGCGCTGGTGTACACGAGCTCGGCGAGTGTCATCAGCGACAACAAGAGCGATCTGATCAATGCCGACGAGCGGTGGCCCATGGTCCGCGGCAAGGACCAGACCGAGTACTACTCGGagaccaaggccgccgccgaagagctGGTCCTGGCCGCGAACCGCGCGCCGGAATCGCCCACGTTCCTGACCTGCGCCATCCGGCCCTCCGGCATCATGGGCGAGGGCGACACCATGCAGCTGTACCACATGATCAACGTCTACCGCCAAGGCCGGACAAACGTGCAGATAGGGGACAACGACAACCTCTTCGACTTCACTTACGTCGAGAACGTGGCCCACGCCcacctgctcgccgcccgcgccctcctcATCACCGCTGCCTCCAAGACGGTTCCGCTAGACCACGagcgcgtcgacggcgaggccTTCTTCATCACCAACGACAGCCCCGTCTACTTCTGGGACTATGCCCGCGCCATCTGGGCTGCCGCCGGCTGCCCCCACGGAACGGAGCATGTCCGGGTTCTGCCGCGCAgcgtcggcctgctgctcggTGCGCTGAGCGAGGCTTTCTGCTGGGCCATCGGCAAGCCGCCAACGTTCACCCGCCAGCGCATCATCTATGCCTGCATGACGCGCTACTACGACATCTCCAAGGCCAAGAAGCGGTTGGGGTACAAACCCCTCGTGAGCCTAGACGAGGGTATCCGGAGGGCGGTGAAGTGGGCGTTGGAGCAGGAACAGAACAAGCAGTAA